In Bufo gargarizans isolate SCDJY-AF-19 chromosome 6, ASM1485885v1, whole genome shotgun sequence, a single genomic region encodes these proteins:
- the ARMC7 gene encoding armadillo repeat-containing protein 7, which yields MSGLQCAGADRFQYLQSLVTEFQDTDSTDAKEQVLANLANFSYDPKNISHLRQLQVPDLFLDMLTEDNETLVEFGIGGLCNLCLDKATKSHILASGGVSLVINCLSSRREETVLSAITTLMYLSTAASRTEITTQPVVECMLRFSLSTNRRLSNLATVFLEDYCSEGQVQEARTVNQHTALGIPLPND from the exons ATGAGCGGGctgcagtgcgcaggcgcggatCGCTTCCAGTACCTGCAGTCTCTGGTCACTGAGTTCCAGGACACGGACAGTACAG atgCCAAGGAACAGGTCCTGGCAAATCTGGCCAACTTTTCCTATGACCCTAAGAACATCTCACATCTTCGACAACTCCAGGTTCCTGATTTGTTCTTGGATATGTTGACGGAAGATAACGAAACCTTGGTGGAGTTTGGCATAG GAGGCCTTTGTAATTTATGCCTGGATAAAGCCACCAAGAGTCACATACTGGCTTCAGGGGGGGTAAGCCTTGTGATCAACTGTCTGTCCAGTCGTCGTGAAGAGACGGTTCTGTCGGCCATAACAACACTCATGTACCTGAGCACAGCCGCTTCCCGGACGGAGATCACCACCCAGCCGGTTGTGGAGTGCATGCTCCGGTTCTCACTCTCCACCAACCGTAGACTTAGTAATCTAGCCACTGTATTCCTGGAGGATTATTGCTCTGAAGGTCAAGTACAGGAAGCCCGGACTGTAAACCAGCACACTGCCCTGGGAATACCTCTCCCCAACGACTGA